A single region of the Rhizobium etli CFN 42 genome encodes:
- a CDS encoding universal stress protein: MYRTIICCIGMGSRQTAERLLRRAAALVDEGGTIFVMHVIENIPRHHLTDIPEEFETAAIIDAERKLASLCKELDIPAMIEVRIGVAASLLVSAARERAAELILLSSHVPDITDYVFSSIVEKVARHAGCSVLIDRRLDHADEDSAAQTEDAASL, encoded by the coding sequence ATGTATCGCACGATCATCTGCTGCATCGGCATGGGCTCGAGACAGACGGCCGAGCGTCTGCTGCGCCGGGCTGCGGCGCTGGTGGACGAAGGCGGAACGATCTTCGTCATGCACGTCATTGAAAATATCCCGCGCCACCACCTGACAGACATCCCCGAGGAATTCGAGACGGCTGCCATTATCGACGCCGAACGGAAACTTGCGTCGCTGTGCAAGGAGCTGGACATCCCGGCGATGATCGAGGTTCGCATCGGCGTTGCCGCCTCGCTGCTCGTGTCGGCCGCAAGGGAGAGAGCGGCCGAGCTAATCCTGCTGTCATCCCACGTGCCTGATATCACCGATTATGTCTTCTCCTCGATCGTCGAGAAGGTCGCGCGCCATGCCGGGTGCTCGGTACTCATCGACCGGCGCCTCGATCATGCCGATGAAGACTCTGCGGCTCAAACAGAAGACGCCGCTTCGCTCTGA
- a CDS encoding DnaJ C-terminal domain-containing protein: MSQDPYELLGVRRDATQKDIQSAFRKLAKKLHPDLNPGDRHAEEKFKEISTAYEILSDEEKRGRFDRGEIDMSGAERAQRNYYRDYASASGPNDPYHNSAGFADFGDADDIFASFFSRRTGGGRARSHGQDGRFSMEVDFLEAVNGAKTEVKFPNGPALEVQIPPGTRDGQTLRLRGKGEPGIGGGPAGDALIEIRVRPHRFFTRDGDDIRLELPISLGEAVLGGKIRAPTPSGPVSLTLPPHSNTGKVLRLKGKGVPKRGGGHGDVYVSLKIVLPDRPDDRLTSLVQEWAAAHPYDPRKNMEA, from the coding sequence ATGAGCCAGGATCCCTATGAGCTTCTGGGCGTGAGGCGGGATGCCACGCAGAAGGATATTCAGAGCGCGTTCCGCAAGCTCGCCAAGAAACTTCACCCCGATCTCAACCCCGGCGACAGACACGCCGAGGAAAAGTTCAAGGAGATTTCGACCGCCTACGAGATTTTGAGTGATGAGGAAAAGCGCGGCCGCTTCGACCGCGGCGAGATCGATATGTCGGGCGCCGAGCGGGCCCAGCGCAACTATTATCGCGATTATGCCTCGGCAAGCGGTCCCAACGATCCCTATCACAACAGCGCCGGCTTCGCCGATTTCGGCGACGCCGATGATATCTTTGCGAGCTTCTTTTCGCGCCGCACCGGCGGTGGCCGAGCGCGCAGCCATGGCCAGGACGGGCGTTTCTCCATGGAGGTCGATTTCCTCGAGGCCGTCAACGGCGCCAAAACCGAGGTCAAGTTTCCCAATGGCCCCGCGCTCGAGGTGCAGATCCCACCGGGAACCCGCGATGGCCAGACCTTGCGGCTGCGCGGCAAGGGTGAGCCGGGCATCGGGGGCGGACCGGCGGGCGACGCGCTGATCGAAATCCGGGTGCGGCCGCATCGCTTCTTCACGCGTGACGGCGACGACATCCGCCTGGAGCTGCCGATTTCGCTCGGCGAAGCGGTGCTCGGAGGCAAGATTCGCGCACCGACGCCGTCCGGACCTGTCAGTCTCACGCTGCCGCCGCATTCCAACACCGGCAAAGTTCTGCGCCTCAAGGGCAAGGGCGTTCCGAAACGCGGCGGCGGGCACGGTGACGTCTACGTCTCGCTGAAGATCGTATTGCCCGATCGCCCCGACGACCGGCTGACGTCCCTGGTGCAGGAATGGGCGGCCGCACATCCATACGATCCGAGGAAGAACATGGAGGCCTGA
- a CDS encoding chaperone modulator CbpM, translated as MDDLEFRLCLKIDVVQLDFWVEQGWLIPETSSGQRRFRDADVARARLILDLMGNMGVNEAGVDIVMELVDELHGLRETMAMLMSAINSQERDVQRRLFASLEDLDRS; from the coding sequence ATGGATGATCTCGAATTCCGTCTTTGCTTGAAAATCGATGTCGTCCAGCTCGATTTCTGGGTCGAACAGGGCTGGCTGATCCCGGAGACGTCGAGTGGCCAGCGACGGTTTCGCGACGCCGACGTCGCCCGCGCGAGGCTCATCCTGGACCTGATGGGGAATATGGGCGTCAACGAAGCCGGCGTTGATATCGTCATGGAGCTGGTGGACGAGCTGCACGGGCTGCGGGAAACGATGGCCATGCTGATGTCAGCTATCAATAGCCAGGAGCGGGATGTTCAGCGCCGACTGTTCGCGAGTCTGGAAGATCTCGACCGGTCTTAA
- a CDS encoding phosphatidate cytidylyltransferase yields MTSFFSIVLAAILGLLAVASAIGFVLQRRATEPGSVATVHNLNARIRSWWIMVGVFGGAILLGDTATVILFAFLSFMALREFWTLTPSRRGDHLALFLSFFVVLPLHYVLLGTAWYGLFSIFIPVYAFLILPAVATLTGDVNEFLARSARVQWGLMLTVYSISHAPALLMLQTGTPSALLLVYLVVVVQLSDVFQYVWGKLLGKHRFSPNISPSKTLEGLFGGGASAILLGTLLYRLTPFSPLQAAAVSTVIVVAGFFGGFVLSAIKRDLNAKDWGYVIEGHGGVLDRLDSITFSAPLFFHIVRYWFTT; encoded by the coding sequence ATGACCAGCTTTTTCTCCATCGTGCTGGCCGCGATCCTCGGCCTGCTGGCCGTCGCGTCGGCCATCGGCTTCGTCCTTCAACGGCGCGCGACCGAGCCCGGGTCCGTCGCCACCGTCCACAACCTCAATGCCCGTATCCGCTCATGGTGGATCATGGTCGGGGTCTTCGGCGGCGCGATCCTGCTCGGCGATACGGCGACGGTCATTCTATTCGCATTCCTGTCATTCATGGCGCTTCGCGAGTTCTGGACGCTGACACCGTCGCGTCGCGGCGATCACCTGGCGCTCTTCCTGTCCTTTTTCGTGGTCCTGCCGCTTCACTACGTGTTGCTCGGAACGGCGTGGTACGGGCTCTTTTCGATCTTCATCCCCGTTTATGCCTTCCTGATCCTGCCGGCGGTGGCCACCCTGACGGGGGACGTCAACGAATTTCTGGCGCGCAGCGCCAGAGTGCAATGGGGCTTGATGCTGACGGTCTATTCGATCAGCCACGCCCCCGCGCTCCTTATGCTGCAGACCGGCACACCCTCCGCGCTTCTTCTCGTCTATCTCGTCGTCGTGGTGCAGCTCAGCGACGTTTTCCAGTATGTCTGGGGCAAGCTCCTGGGAAAGCACCGCTTCTCGCCGAACATCAGCCCGTCGAAGACGCTGGAAGGTCTCTTCGGCGGCGGCGCATCGGCGATCCTTCTGGGAACGCTACTCTATCGCCTGACGCCGTTCTCGCCTCTGCAGGCGGCCGCCGTGAGCACGGTCATCGTCGTCGCGGGCTTCTTCGGCGGCTTCGTGCTCTCGGCGATCAAACGCGACCTCAACGCCAAGGACTGGGGCTATGTTATTGAGGGCCATGGCGGCGTGCTCGACCGCCTGGATTCCATCACCTTCTCAGCGCCGCTGTTCTTCCACATCGTCCGCTATTGGTTCACGACATAG
- a CDS encoding lysophospholipid acyltransferase family protein — protein sequence MIALIRRLLVLFVRIVVGARSEWRGCTPDPTRRIYFANHNSHVDTVAVMAALPYQVRRLTHPVAARDYWGTNAFLRFIAEKGLRAVLIDRKPLPDSNPLAPVERLLEEGRSVLIFPEGTRNSSDEIAPFRSGIYRLACRFPDVDLVPIHLDNLQRILPKGSMLIVPITCTARFGKPLRVEAGEEKGAFLARARAAVIELADGGPVA from the coding sequence ATGATTGCGCTCATCCGTCGTCTTCTCGTGCTGTTCGTCCGTATTGTGGTCGGCGCCCGAAGCGAATGGCGGGGCTGCACCCCCGATCCGACCCGCCGCATTTATTTCGCCAATCACAACAGCCATGTCGATACCGTCGCTGTCATGGCCGCCCTGCCGTATCAGGTGCGCCGGCTGACCCATCCGGTCGCGGCGCGCGATTATTGGGGAACCAACGCCTTTCTCCGTTTCATCGCGGAAAAAGGCCTGCGTGCTGTCTTGATAGACCGCAAGCCTCTGCCCGACAGTAATCCGCTGGCGCCCGTCGAGCGCCTGCTCGAGGAGGGGCGCTCGGTCCTGATCTTTCCGGAAGGAACGAGAAACTCCAGCGACGAGATCGCTCCGTTCCGCAGCGGCATCTATCGCCTTGCTTGCCGTTTTCCCGATGTCGACCTCGTCCCGATTCATCTCGACAACCTTCAGCGCATCCTGCCGAAGGGAAGCATGCTGATCGTCCCGATCACCTGCACGGCGCGGTTCGGCAAGCCGCTGCGCGTCGAAGCGGGCGAGGAAAAGGGCGCGTTCCTGGCCCGCGCCCGCGCCGCGGTCATCGAGCTCGCCGACGGAGGCCCCGTCGCATGA
- a CDS encoding CDP-alcohol phosphatidyltransferase family protein, producing the protein MGEEEDASRGPIASRSSSWAIGLSAWLARSGVTPNSISLFSIVFAGLGAALILFSTHPIAVIGAAISVQLRLVCNLLDGMVAIEGGKKTKSGPIYNEFPDRVADSLLLVAAGYACGVPSIGWLSALLAALTAYVRVFGGAVGLPQDFSGIMAKQRRMAVLTAGLLAQSIETLISASRWSLLLASAMIAAGSLVTCITRTTRLARSLERP; encoded by the coding sequence ATGGGTGAAGAAGAGGACGCCTCGCGGGGACCGATCGCGAGCCGGTCGTCGTCCTGGGCGATCGGCTTGAGTGCATGGCTGGCGCGCAGTGGCGTGACGCCGAACAGCATTTCGCTTTTCTCGATCGTCTTTGCCGGCCTCGGTGCGGCACTCATCCTGTTCTCGACACATCCGATCGCCGTGATCGGCGCGGCAATCTCGGTGCAACTGCGGCTCGTCTGCAACCTACTTGACGGGATGGTCGCGATCGAAGGCGGCAAGAAAACCAAGAGCGGGCCGATCTACAACGAATTCCCCGACCGCGTCGCCGACAGCCTGCTGCTTGTCGCCGCCGGTTATGCCTGCGGCGTTCCCTCAATCGGCTGGCTATCGGCGCTGCTTGCCGCCCTTACCGCCTATGTCAGGGTGTTCGGAGGAGCGGTCGGCCTGCCTCAGGATTTCAGCGGCATCATGGCCAAGCAACGCCGCATGGCGGTGTTGACGGCGGGCCTCCTTGCCCAGAGCATCGAGACACTGATATCGGCCAGCCGGTGGTCTCTGCTCCTCGCCTCCGCCATGATCGCGGCCGGCAGCCTAGTCACCTGCATCACGCGCACGACGAGACTTGCCCGCTCGCTGGAGAGACCATGA
- a CDS encoding BMP family protein: protein MTKDMLISRRAVIASGIALGVSGFAPLARAAAPLKVAGIHASPVENAWNSCLHKALQDAAKDGVIEYVFSEGVSGTDYPRAMREYAEQGNKLIIGEAYAVEREARQVAADYPDTAFVLGSSGEQAGDNFGVFGTWNHDGAYLAGMLAGKMTKSNVVGSVGAIPIPEVNMLINAFAAGVKAVNPDAKHLVSFIGTFFDPPKAREAGLAQIDAGADILFGERIGTADAAKERGIKSIGSLIDYTPRYPDTVFANAMWYFRPILDAAIADVAAGKPVGRNYTSYGLMKEGGSDIVFVKGVAPAEAEAAMEAKRAEIKAGTFEVPKVMEEPK, encoded by the coding sequence ATGACCAAAGACATGCTGATTTCACGCCGAGCAGTGATTGCGTCGGGCATTGCGCTTGGCGTCAGCGGCTTCGCGCCGCTCGCAAGGGCGGCTGCGCCCCTGAAAGTTGCCGGCATCCATGCCTCACCGGTTGAAAATGCCTGGAACTCCTGTCTGCACAAGGCCCTCCAGGACGCAGCAAAGGATGGCGTCATCGAATATGTCTTCTCCGAAGGCGTCTCCGGCACAGATTATCCCCGCGCCATGCGCGAATATGCCGAACAGGGCAACAAGCTGATTATCGGCGAGGCCTATGCAGTGGAGAGGGAGGCCCGGCAGGTCGCGGCCGATTATCCGGATACCGCTTTCGTATTGGGTTCGAGCGGCGAGCAGGCCGGCGACAATTTCGGTGTCTTCGGCACCTGGAACCACGACGGCGCCTATCTGGCCGGCATGCTTGCGGGCAAGATGACCAAGTCGAACGTCGTCGGTTCGGTCGGCGCCATCCCGATCCCCGAGGTCAACATGCTGATCAACGCCTTTGCCGCGGGCGTCAAGGCCGTCAACCCCGACGCCAAACACCTGGTCTCGTTCATCGGCACCTTCTTCGATCCGCCGAAGGCTCGCGAGGCCGGTCTTGCCCAGATCGACGCCGGCGCCGACATCCTGTTCGGCGAGCGCATCGGCACGGCCGACGCCGCCAAGGAACGCGGCATCAAGTCGATCGGCTCGCTGATCGATTACACGCCGCGCTATCCCGATACGGTGTTTGCCAACGCCATGTGGTATTTCCGCCCGATCCTCGATGCCGCGATCGCCGATGTCGCCGCCGGCAAACCGGTCGGCAGGAACTACACCTCTTACGGCCTGATGAAGGAAGGCGGCAGCGACATCGTCTTCGTGAAGGGTGTTGCGCCTGCCGAGGCGGAGGCCGCGATGGAAGCCAAGCGGGCGGAGATCAAGGCCGGCACCTTCGAAGTTCCGAAGGTGATGGAAGAGCCGAAGTAG
- a CDS encoding amidase yields the protein MQGDATELAAAIRHGSLSAAEAMHISLEAAALHAPLGAIAYLDGAMGLAAAHACDRERQTVPRRFAARPFAGVPTLAKDLGGPFRGLPVTAGSRLFERKGGEADSDLASRFRDAGFCLFGLTTSPEFGLSLASEPAIGPVCRNPLDPTRTAGGSSGGAAAAVAAGIVAIAHATDAGGSIRVPAACCGLVGMKPTRGAIPGGPSFGNHLAGIASELAVCRSVRDTALIFDRLSGNARGPVPDPSPADIDNGRLRIGLLTDTGPTYSTEGSRLAAVEDAARMLESDGHVIVPLAWADFEWSVAASGRAFADIVSVNLSALIEAAGLEESRAEPLTQAFAARGRALSASMLWNTLNAAVLVSHALWALFDKVDCMVMSMLASAPLAIGSFPSDHADTDLHLERMTAFAPLACLANISGFPALTLPFGQDEHAMPLPVQLMMSMGDEPRLLSLAARLEAEGRWQHRFPVAGLPS from the coding sequence ATGCAGGGCGACGCGACGGAACTGGCGGCAGCGATTAGGCATGGCAGCCTGAGCGCTGCAGAAGCGATGCACATCTCCCTTGAGGCCGCCGCGTTGCATGCGCCGCTCGGCGCGATCGCCTATCTCGACGGCGCCATGGGCCTCGCCGCGGCGCATGCCTGCGACCGGGAGCGGCAGACCGTGCCCCGTCGTTTCGCGGCGCGGCCCTTTGCCGGCGTGCCGACCTTGGCGAAGGATCTCGGCGGTCCCTTCCGCGGACTGCCGGTAACAGCCGGCTCCCGCCTCTTCGAGAGAAAGGGCGGCGAAGCCGATTCCGATCTCGCTTCGCGGTTCCGCGACGCCGGCTTCTGTCTGTTCGGCCTGACGACGAGCCCGGAATTCGGCCTTTCGCTCGCCAGCGAACCGGCGATCGGACCTGTCTGTCGCAACCCTCTCGATCCCACGCGCACCGCCGGCGGCTCGTCCGGCGGCGCGGCGGCAGCGGTTGCTGCCGGAATCGTCGCGATTGCCCATGCCACCGACGCGGGCGGCTCGATCCGCGTGCCCGCCGCCTGCTGCGGTCTCGTCGGAATGAAGCCGACCCGCGGCGCCATCCCCGGCGGGCCATCTTTCGGCAACCACCTTGCCGGCATTGCGAGCGAACTGGCGGTCTGCCGCTCGGTGCGGGATACTGCGCTGATTTTCGACCGGCTAAGCGGTAATGCACGCGGACCCGTTCCCGATCCCTCTCCCGCCGATATCGACAACGGCCGTCTGCGGATCGGCCTGCTCACCGATACCGGGCCGACCTATTCGACCGAGGGTAGCCGGCTTGCCGCCGTCGAAGACGCGGCGCGCATGCTGGAGAGCGACGGACACGTCATCGTTCCTTTGGCGTGGGCCGATTTCGAATGGAGCGTCGCCGCCAGCGGCCGCGCCTTTGCCGATATCGTTTCCGTCAATCTTTCCGCACTCATCGAGGCAGCGGGTCTTGAGGAAAGCAGGGCCGAGCCTCTCACGCAGGCTTTCGCGGCCCGCGGGCGGGCGCTTTCGGCGTCTATGCTCTGGAACACGCTGAACGCTGCCGTTCTGGTGAGCCACGCCCTTTGGGCACTGTTCGACAAGGTCGATTGCATGGTGATGTCGATGCTTGCATCCGCGCCCCTTGCGATAGGCTCCTTTCCGTCCGATCATGCCGACACCGATCTGCATCTGGAACGAATGACCGCGTTTGCGCCGCTTGCCTGCCTTGCCAATATTTCGGGTTTTCCTGCTTTGACGCTGCCTTTCGGACAGGATGAGCACGCTATGCCGCTGCCGGTGCAGCTCATGATGTCGATGGGTGACGAGCCGCGGCTTCTGTCGCTGGCGGCGCGCCTGGAGGCCGAGGGGCGATGGCAGCATCGTTTTCCGGTGGCGGGGTTGCCGTCATGA
- a CDS encoding ABC transporter ATP-binding protein, which translates to MTGPVLEIVGVSKRFGANLANEDISMTLAKGEVVALLGENGAGKTTLMSILFGHYVPDAGRILIEGAEVPQGKPRAAIRAGVGMVHQHFSLAPNLTVLENVMTGTEGLWSWRSATSAARKKLLAISERFGLQVDPDARLGDLSVGEQQRVEILKALYNDARILILDEPTAVLTNIEAERLFTTLKEMARQGLSLIFISHKLDEVMAAADRIVVLRAGRMVAERRASETSKAELAELMVGHRVTRPVREPSTPGAVALEASGVSVRTGGIDRLKSISFRLHQGEILGIIGVSGNGQAALAHLLSGTLARSSGDLRLFGEVVGNLGVADVVEAGIGRIPEDRNHEGVIGEMAIWENAVLERIASPAFSRHGLVNRKAGIAFAREIIDGFDVRGGGPAIRTRLLSGGNMQKLILGRSLYRRPRILIAAQPARGLDEGAVAAVHARLLEARRQGTAVLLISEDLDEVIALADRIQAIVGGRLSPPVDADGADARKLGLMMAGEWQETREADHAI; encoded by the coding sequence ATGACCGGGCCTGTTCTGGAAATTGTCGGCGTCAGCAAACGCTTCGGCGCGAATCTTGCCAATGAGGATATTTCCATGACGCTCGCCAAAGGCGAGGTCGTTGCCCTGCTCGGCGAGAACGGCGCGGGCAAGACCACGCTGATGAGCATCCTTTTCGGACACTACGTGCCGGATGCCGGCCGAATTCTGATCGAGGGCGCCGAGGTGCCGCAGGGAAAGCCGCGCGCGGCGATCCGCGCCGGCGTCGGCATGGTGCATCAGCATTTCTCGCTCGCGCCCAATCTGACCGTTCTCGAAAACGTCATGACCGGCACGGAAGGCCTTTGGTCCTGGCGATCGGCAACATCCGCGGCGCGCAAGAAACTCCTGGCGATTTCGGAGCGCTTCGGCCTGCAAGTCGATCCGGATGCCCGTCTTGGCGACCTTTCGGTCGGCGAACAGCAAAGAGTGGAAATCCTCAAGGCGCTTTACAACGATGCCCGCATCCTGATCCTCGATGAGCCGACGGCTGTGCTGACCAACATCGAAGCCGAGCGGCTGTTCACGACCCTGAAGGAAATGGCCCGCCAGGGCCTGTCGCTGATCTTCATCTCGCATAAGCTCGACGAGGTGATGGCGGCGGCAGACCGCATCGTCGTGCTGCGCGCCGGCAGGATGGTGGCCGAGCGCAGGGCATCGGAAACCAGCAAGGCGGAACTTGCCGAGCTGATGGTCGGGCACCGCGTAACGCGGCCCGTTCGCGAACCGTCGACCCCCGGCGCCGTTGCACTCGAGGCCTCAGGCGTTTCCGTGCGAACCGGCGGCATCGATCGTCTGAAGTCGATCAGCTTCCGGCTGCATCAGGGAGAGATCCTCGGCATTATCGGCGTTTCCGGCAATGGCCAGGCTGCACTGGCGCATCTTCTTTCCGGCACGCTGGCGCGCAGCAGCGGCGATCTCAGGCTGTTCGGCGAAGTGGTCGGCAATCTTGGCGTCGCCGATGTTGTCGAAGCCGGTATCGGGCGCATTCCCGAGGACCGCAACCATGAGGGCGTGATCGGAGAAATGGCGATTTGGGAAAACGCCGTGCTGGAGCGTATCGCCTCGCCGGCCTTCTCGCGCCACGGTCTCGTCAACCGCAAGGCCGGCATCGCTTTCGCCAGGGAAATCATCGACGGCTTCGACGTTCGCGGCGGCGGCCCGGCCATTCGCACCCGGCTGCTTTCCGGCGGCAATATGCAGAAGCTCATTCTCGGGCGCAGTCTCTATCGGCGACCGCGCATCCTGATCGCGGCGCAGCCTGCGCGCGGCCTCGACGAAGGCGCTGTTGCCGCCGTCCATGCGCGTCTGCTCGAAGCCCGTCGGCAGGGGACTGCCGTGCTGCTGATTTCGGAGGATCTTGACGAGGTGATTGCGCTGGCAGACCGCATACAGGCGATCGTCGGCGGCCGCCTGTCGCCGCCCGTCGACGCCGACGGCGCCGATGCCCGCAAACTGGGGCTGATGATGGCCGGCGAATGGCAAGAGACCCGCGAGGCAGATCATGCGATTTGA
- a CDS encoding ABC transporter permease: MRFERREHRPLYLLIATPVIAVIAALALAGILISIAGAPVLDAYWRILTGAFGSRLSATETLTRATPLMLTGLAAAVAFRARLWNIGAEGQFYLGAIAVAAASAKLLGNLPAPLLIPLLLLIGAIAGMVLILVPLWLRLRFSVDEVVTSLLLNFIAVLFVSMLIDGVLKDPLAFGWPQSQSVSDHAMLPKLIARSRLHIGLAIAIALAIAVHFVQSRTVFGMQSRAAGLNPAGASFAGVPLGRTLVKVACLSGGLAGLAGAIEVMGVKGYVTTDLSPGFGYAGIVVAMLANLNPLGVVFAAIFTATMFVGADGMSRGLGIPTYIADVTVALSLLTMLIALFFTQYRIRR; encoded by the coding sequence ATGCGATTTGAGCGCCGCGAGCACCGCCCGCTTTACCTGCTGATCGCTACACCCGTCATCGCCGTGATCGCGGCGCTTGCACTGGCGGGCATCTTGATCTCGATCGCCGGCGCACCTGTTCTCGATGCCTATTGGCGCATCCTGACCGGCGCCTTCGGCTCGCGGCTTTCGGCGACTGAAACGCTGACACGGGCGACGCCGCTGATGCTGACCGGACTTGCCGCCGCCGTCGCCTTCCGGGCGCGGCTGTGGAATATCGGCGCCGAGGGCCAGTTCTATCTCGGCGCCATCGCCGTTGCGGCGGCAAGCGCGAAACTGCTGGGCAATCTTCCCGCACCCCTTCTCATTCCGCTGCTGCTGCTGATCGGCGCCATCGCCGGCATGGTGCTGATCCTGGTTCCGCTGTGGCTCCGGCTGCGCTTTTCCGTCGATGAGGTCGTCACCAGCCTGCTCCTGAATTTCATCGCCGTGCTTTTCGTCTCGATGCTGATCGATGGCGTCCTCAAGGACCCGCTCGCCTTCGGCTGGCCGCAGTCGCAATCCGTCAGCGATCATGCCATGCTGCCGAAGCTGATCGCCCGCTCGCGCCTGCATATCGGTTTGGCGATTGCGATCGCCTTGGCGATCGCCGTCCACTTCGTCCAGTCCCGCACGGTGTTCGGCATGCAGTCGCGCGCCGCAGGCCTCAATCCTGCCGGTGCGAGTTTTGCCGGTGTGCCGCTCGGAAGAACACTGGTGAAGGTTGCCTGTCTCTCCGGTGGGCTTGCAGGGCTTGCGGGAGCGATCGAAGTGATGGGCGTCAAGGGTTATGTGACGACTGATCTGTCGCCCGGTTTCGGCTATGCCGGCATCGTCGTCGCAATGCTCGCCAACCTCAATCCGCTGGGCGTCGTCTTCGCCGCCATTTTCACAGCCACGATGTTCGTTGGCGCCGACGGCATGAGCCGGGGCCTCGGCATCCCGACCTATATCGCCGATGTCACGGTGGCGCTGTCGCTGCTGACGATGCTGATAGCATTGTTCTTCACGCAATACAGGATAAGGCGATGA
- a CDS encoding ABC transporter permease, giving the protein MTQLFDIIASAGLWAAILRIATPLIFGTLGALLCERAGVLNLGIEGIMTFGAMIGWLSVYHGADLWTGLLIAAVAGGTFGLLHASLTVTLGLSQHVSGLGVTLFASSFSYYVFRLIVPLANTPPTIVPFQPIAIPGLSTLPFIGPAFFTQTAPTYLAIVIALLMAYIIFRTPVGLAIRMTGENPHAAEAQGVNPMKVRYGAVIIGSALMGMGGAFLTLSAFNSFFPTMVQGRGWICIALVVFASWRPGRALFGALLFAFFDAFQLRLQTALSGLVPYQLFLMTPYILSIAALAIMARRARVPQALMQPYRRGER; this is encoded by the coding sequence ATGACGCAATTGTTCGATATCATCGCCTCCGCCGGGCTCTGGGCGGCAATCCTGCGGATCGCCACGCCGCTGATTTTCGGCACGCTCGGCGCCCTGCTCTGTGAACGGGCCGGCGTGCTCAACCTCGGCATCGAAGGCATCATGACCTTTGGCGCGATGATCGGCTGGCTTTCCGTCTATCATGGTGCCGATCTCTGGACCGGCCTGCTGATCGCGGCGGTCGCCGGCGGCACGTTCGGCTTGCTGCATGCGTCGCTGACGGTGACGCTCGGCCTGTCCCAGCACGTCTCCGGTCTCGGGGTCACGCTCTTTGCCTCCAGCTTCAGCTATTATGTCTTCAGGCTTATCGTGCCGCTTGCCAATACGCCGCCCACCATCGTGCCGTTCCAGCCGATCGCCATCCCCGGTCTCTCGACGCTGCCTTTCATCGGCCCGGCCTTCTTCACGCAGACGGCGCCGACCTATCTTGCGATCGTGATTGCTCTGCTGATGGCCTACATCATCTTCCGCACGCCCGTGGGGCTCGCGATCCGCATGACCGGCGAAAATCCGCATGCAGCGGAAGCCCAGGGCGTCAATCCGATGAAGGTGCGATACGGTGCAGTCATCATCGGCAGCGCGCTGATGGGAATGGGCGGCGCCTTCCTGACCTTGTCGGCGTTCAACAGCTTCTTTCCGACCATGGTGCAGGGGCGCGGCTGGATCTGCATCGCGCTTGTCGTGTTCGCCTCCTGGCGGCCGGGCCGCGCGCTCTTCGGCGCCCTGCTCTTCGCCTTCTTCGATGCCTTTCAGCTTCGGCTGCAAACGGCGTTAAGCGGACTTGTACCCTATCAGCTCTTCCTGATGACGCCCTATATCCTTTCCATTGCCGCTCTTGCCATCATGGCCCGCCGCGCCCGCGTGCCGCAGGCGCTGATGCAGCCCTATCGCCGCGGCGAGCGGTGA